The genomic DNA CCATATTGACCTCGACCGGTGGATACAAAACGACACCGGACGATCCATCGGCGTACTGTTTGCCGAAGGCGGAGAAGAATCTTTTCGCCAAGTCGAAACAGACACCTTGCAACGAGTGCTCCAAACCGAACAACCCTTAGTGCTGTCCACCGGGGGAGGGGTCTTAACCCGGGCAGAAAACCAGCAGATACTTAAAGAACGCACCCACGTGGTGTGGCTTCGTGCCACCCCAGAAACACTGGCTCAACGAGTAGGTGACGGCACCGGCCGCCCCCTTCTATCCCAAGGCGACCCTTTAACTATTTTGCAAGAACTCGAACGCCAACGCCGGCCGGACTACCAAGCCGCCGCCGAAGCAACCATCGACACCGATGACCGCACGCTAAAAGCCATAGTTGAAGAAATTATGGCCCTCAACCTCACCGGAGCAAGCCAATGATTCGCAGAGAAGTGCCCCTAAACAACGGCCGGGATTACCCAGTTTTGGTAGGGCCCGGAGCAGTAAACGAATTGGCTCAAGTAGTGCCAGACGCTGCGCAACGAGTAGCCATCATCACTCAAGAAGGCATCGGGGTGGCCGTAGACCCCGGCCGAGAACACCAAGTCTTTTTGGTGCCCGACGGCGAACAAGCCAAAACCTTAAGCAACGTAGAAAACCTTTGCCGCTCGCTGGCCCAATGGGGACTCACCCGACAAGACTGCATCGTCGGAGTAGGAGGCGGCGTGGTCACCGACCTCGCCGGATTCACCGCAGCGTCATACCATCGAGGAACCCCCGTGATACATGTAGCCACCACCCTGCTGGGCCAAATAGATGCCGCCATCGGCGGAAAAACCGGCGTCAACCTGCCCGAAGGAAAAAACTTGGTCGGAGCTTTTTGGCAACCCACCGCTGTGCTGTGCGACACCGCCACCTTGGCCACCCTGCCGGCCGCCGAAATGCGTAGCGGCTTCGGCGAAATGGCGAAATATCATTTCCTCGGCGGGCAAGACCTTGCCGGATTATCGTTCGATGAAAAAGTCGCCCGCTGCGGAGAAATAAAAGCCCAAGTAGTGGCCGAAGACGAACGAGAGTCTGGCCGCCGAGCCATATTGAATTACGGCCACACCCTGGGCCACGCCTTAGAAACCACCGGACAATACGGGTTACGCCACGGCGAAGCGGTGGCCATCGGCTTGATCTTTGCCGCCCACCTGGCGGCCTCACTGGGGCGCATAAATCAACAACGAGTAGCCGAGCATTACCAAACAGTCGCCAGTTACGACCTCCACGTTGATCTGCCAGCAGGCACCGACCATCAAGAACTGCTCGCAGTAATGGGACGCGACAAAAAAGCACTCAATGGTTTAACCTTCGCCCTCGACGGCCCCCAAGGGGTAGAAGTAGTGGCCGACATAAAACCACAAGATGTGCTCCAAACACTGAACCAAATGGAAGAAAAACGAGGAACCTCTCATGAGTGAACCAATTGTTTTGCTGCTCTCCGGCCCCAACCTCAACCTCTTGGGTCAACGCGACCCCGAGGTGTACGGCGCCGAAACACTCCAAGAGCATCAAGCCACCGCAGAAAAAGCCGCCGCCGCTCACGGCCTAACCCTCGAACACCAGCAGTCCAACCACGAAGGTGAACTGGTGGAAGCCATCCACGCCGCCCGAGGACGCTGCGCTGCCATTGTCATAAACCCCGGAGCGTTCACCCACTACGCCTGGGCCATCCACGATGCCCTGGCCACCTTTGAAGGCCCGGTCATTGAACTACATCTCTCTAACCCCGCGGCCCGTGAACCATGGCGCCACACCTCGGTAG from Acidimicrobiia bacterium includes the following:
- the aroQ gene encoding type II 3-dehydroquinate dehydratase, coding for MSEPIVLLLSGPNLNLLGQRDPEVYGAETLQEHQATAEKAAAAHGLTLEHQQSNHEGELVEAIHAARGRCAAIVINPGAFTHYAWAIHDALATFEGPVIELHLSNPAAREPWRHTSVVAPVASGTVAGFGALGYRLALDATAALLKQ
- a CDS encoding shikimate kinase, with the translated sequence MNAQHRPHLALIGLMGAGKSTVGAAVAAQSNRRHIDLDRWIQNDTGRSIGVLFAEGGEESFRQVETDTLQRVLQTEQPLVLSTGGGVLTRAENQQILKERTHVVWLRATPETLAQRVGDGTGRPLLSQGDPLTILQELERQRRPDYQAAAEATIDTDDRTLKAIVEEIMALNLTGASQ
- a CDS encoding 3-dehydroquinate synthase; this encodes MPLNNGRDYPVLVGPGAVNELAQVVPDAAQRVAIITQEGIGVAVDPGREHQVFLVPDGEQAKTLSNVENLCRSLAQWGLTRQDCIVGVGGGVVTDLAGFTAASYHRGTPVIHVATTLLGQIDAAIGGKTGVNLPEGKNLVGAFWQPTAVLCDTATLATLPAAEMRSGFGEMAKYHFLGGQDLAGLSFDEKVARCGEIKAQVVAEDERESGRRAILNYGHTLGHALETTGQYGLRHGEAVAIGLIFAAHLAASLGRINQQRVAEHYQTVASYDLHVDLPAGTDHQELLAVMGRDKKALNGLTFALDGPQGVEVVADIKPQDVLQTLNQMEEKRGTSHE